The DNA window AGGTAAAACTCCAGATTGCCATCAGCGTTGAAACCAGCGTAGCCGCTGGCGGGTTCGTTAAAAGCCGGGCAGTTTTCACGCTTACTAATCGCAACCTTATAAAGGTTATTGCGGCCACCATTCTCCAAAACCAGCGAACCGCTAAAGCTGCATCCGCTATCAGGTTCCGCAACCGCTTTAAAGGTTACTAGCTCACTTTTAGGAGCAGGAGAGGTGAAGCGCAGTGCGTAAGACGAATTTGTCCATTCACCGGCAGAGGTTAACAAGCGGAGCGGAGCCTGATTTCCCCAGGTATCATCCTTTTCCAAGCGGACATTACCCTGCGATACACCGTTGACACTGTAAGGACCGAAGAGCACATCGTTATCGCCACTCAGCAATACATCCCAAAGATAATCAGATGGGGCGCCATCTGCTACGACCTCAGGTCCAATACCAGAAGCTGTGTTTAAGGCATAGGCAAAAAGCTCAGTGGGAGCTGTTCCATCTGAGAGAAGATCTGTGGATCCGTAATAACCATTACTATCGTCAAAGGCGTATACGATTCCGTTGTATATCAAAGCACGTACATTTGATGAGCTACCCGCCGGACTGCTCCAAAACCCATTTAAAGACGACGTTGCGCCAGAAACCCGTTCGCCCTGATCGTTCACCGGATCCAGCTCGTCACTTTCTGAAATACAGCCCACCAGCCCCAACGCCAGTATCATTGCCACAATACGCACTCAGTTTCTCCTGCCCGGCAACGTCCGGGGTGTAATTCTCTGTTTCTTACATCGGCCGGCGACGCCGGCTCTTGAATGCCGGCGTGCTCGCCAGAGCGCTTCCTGCGTGAACACTGTGTGCTGCCCGCAGGGCGTTATTCCGCTCTGGCTTACGTTAAAATCCACCCACTGTTAACTCTGATCATTATTATCACGGCGTTCGCCGGAGCACCCATGACCACATCCCCGGCCTTCCAACCTATTAATATGGACCGCAGCCAACGTACGGTAATCGTGGCCGGCGAACAAACCTGGCTGCCGGCTCCGCAAGCGCCGGTTGAGCGCATCCCACTGGAGCGTGAGGCGCCAGAGCAGGGGCAAACCACCAGTTTTGTGCGCTATCTGCCCGGTGCCCGTTTTCCCCAGCATAACCACCCGTTGGGCGAAGAAATTCTGGTACTGGAAGGTGTGTTCAGTGATGAATCCGGCGACTACCCGGCCGGCAGCTATTTGCGCAATCCACCCGGTTCCAGCCATGCGCCGTTTTCCGAAGCTGGCTGCCTGATTTTTGTAAAACTGAACCAGTTTGCCGCAACCGATACCGAGGTGGTGCGCATCCGCCCGCAAGATCAGCAATGGCGGCCCGGCATCGGCAACCTGCGCGTGTGCCCGTTGCACGAACATCAGAGCGCCAGCACTGCTTTTGTGCATTGGCCTGCCGGTGAGATTTTTCAGCCGCACCGGCACTGGGGTGGGGAAGAAATTGTGGTTATCAAAGGCTGCTTCCGCGATGAGTACGGCGCTTACCCGGCCCACAGCTGGTTGCGCAACCCGCACCTCAGCCAGCACCATCCCTTTGTAGACGAAGAAACCTTAATTCTGGTGAAAGTTGGCCATATATAACCGGCCGACGGCAAAAGATTGTCGTAACCCCACCTGTTTACCCCGTAATGCCCGGCCTATTCTGTGCGCCATAATCACAATAAAAGCCACTGCAAACTCACCGGGCTTACGAGGCACAGCATGAACAATTCTCTGGAACAGGCACAGCAGATCAGCGCCAGCATCGACATTACCGGCCGCAAAATGGAATTTGATTTTGAACCCGGTGATATTCCACGCTACTGGTACGGCAACAATGCCTTCAAATCCACCTTTATGAATGCCTTATCCTGCCTGTTTCCCGAAGGCGAGCGCATGTTTATGGATGCCGTACGCGACAACCAACAGTGCGTAACTGATCCGCAATTACTGCAACAAATTAAAGGTTTTATTAAACAGGAAGCCATCCACGGCCACGAGCACGCTCAATACAACGATTTTCTGAAGCGCTGGCAGTATCCCATCGACAAAATCATGAATTTCGAAAAGAAAGAGAAAGTGTGGCTGAAAAAATGGCTGTCACCCGCCCGGCGCCTGGCCATGACCTGCGCGCTGGAACACTTCACCGCCATCATGGCGCATCAGGTATTAACCAACCCCGATTTTACCGAAGGCATGCACCCGCAATTTAAAGAAATGTGGCGCTGGCATGCTATCGAAGAAACCGAACACAAAGCCGTGGCTTACGATGTGTACCAGCAGGCGGTGGGCAGCTACTGGCTGCGCATTTACACCATGCTGGTCGTTACCGTTATGTTCTGCTTCCGCACCTCGTTATTTCAGGCCATTTTTCTGTGGAAAGACGGCCAGCTGTTCAACCCCAAAGTCTGGTGGCACGGCGTTAAGTTCTACTTCCTGAAACCCGGTTTGGTACGCAATATCTGGAGCGATTATCTGGATTATTTCCGCCGTGACTTCCACCCCTGGATGCACGATAACCGCGAACTGCTGCAGCAGTGGGAAGCCGAAGGCCAGAAATATAAGGCAGTGTGAAGGCTTAATGCCCACACCAGCCTTTTAACCGGTGCATGTGCTGATAAAGGCGGTTGGGGATTCTTGCCGAACCCATCCAACCCTGTGCTAAGGTCCCGTTATCCACAACCGGAGGTTCCTTATGCCCAAGTTGCCGCTGTTATTTGGTTTATCGGTTTTTCTGGCGTTGCCAATCACGCTGCCGGCGGATGAGGCAGCACCGCTGTCAGCCAGCATGGCCGTGGGTGATACAGCGCGCACGCCGCAGCCGGTAGCGAATCCTTTGGGAGTGCTGGCGTTATTTTCACAAACAGCCGCGCTGGCACCTGGCCTGGTAAATCAACTGCTGGGGGCGGGGTTTGAGGCGCAGATGCAAATTCCGCCCGAGCATCTGGGCGTTAAGTTCTGGGATTTGCGCACCGGCCAGGAGATTGACCGGCAGGAAATCCGTAACCTGGTCGGCGTAGGCAACCATGCCGCCCTGTTGCAGCTGTGGCAGGCGGCCGAACAGTTATCGCCCGGGCAATTGCCGTTAACCGTGGCGCAGCTGATGGATATTACCGATGCCGCCTATATTGGCAGCCTGATGCAACCGCCAGTGCATATCGATATTGAATATTACGATACCCGTCATGGCCCGACGGGTAAGGGCGGCGGCGCTTCGGGCAGTACTCCCGCGGCACCTTTACCGCCCGTTCCGGCAGAGCCCAGGCCTTAAAGCATGCGCTTTAAGGTGTCGTCTTTTTTCACAAAATGATGCAGCAAAGCCATACCCACGTGGCCAGCAATTAACAGCAACAACAGCCAGGCTATGGGTGAATGCAGGCTGCCCAGGCTGGCCATCCATTCCACGCCATCACCACGGGCAATCAGCTGCATACCGAATACTTTCAGACCGTAGCCTTTGCCCACCAGATACATAACGCCGGTAATGGGCATCACCAGCATCCCCAGGTACAGCAGGCCATGGCCGGCTTTTACCAGAGCCACCGGCTCGGAGCGCGGACGGTTGTCTTTCTGTTTAATCGCCCACACCAGGCGGATGATCACCAGCAACATAATTAAGGCGCCAATTGAAACGTGCCAGGGCACCAGGGTTTGGCCAACCCAGTGTTCGCCATCATTAATACGATCGAAAATCTTCAGCAGTTGCCAGCCAATGAGCAGGGCCATGCCCCAGTGCAGCAGGCGTGACAGGGTTCCGTAGCGTTGGGGAGTATCGTTCATGTGGCAGCTCCTTGTTGTTGCCATTGAAGGTATGGGAAGCCTAACACAAGTCATTTTTTTTGCTTATGACAGGAACGACAGGTTAGTGCTCCTCCCCACCCATATTCCCATGGAGGTACAATACGAACGTTCAGCACTGGCCAACAGAAGGATTTGGCTGTTGCAGTTAGCAACTTTTTTCTGGTCGGATTTATGTCTGCAGATAATTTCTCCCGCTCCGGCCGTCAGCTGCACAAAATGCAACTCCGGGTATTGTTGATGGCCGCCTCAGGCATTCTTATTACCGCGTTGCTGGCCGGCCTTTCCACTGTCTGGCCATTTTATCGGGCCGCTCATCAGAACATCGCTAACCTGACCCAGATTTCCGTCGAGGCACAGGCCCAGGCACTGCATAACCAGCTCGGCCGTTATCAGGACATGGCTCAACAATTTACCAGCCGCACGGAAATCCGCCGCCGCCTCAGTGCTTATGCCGAAGGCAAAACAGACCTGCCAACACTGCAAGCCTACACGCTGCCCCGGTTACAGGATGCCATGCGTCAGGCACCAGCAGCGCTTGGGCTGATACGTTTTGGGCCGAATGGGGAAGAAATCGTACGGCTGGGTACGGTTCCGGATCAGTTCCAACGGAACACCGACCATCCATCCGACTATCCCTATCAGTTGCATTACCTGCCGGATGGCACCGTGCTGGTGCAATCCTGCGCCCCCATACTGAATGACAGCGGTATACCGATTGGTATGGATGTGGTGTTTTTTGATGCCAGACTGCTGCTGAATTTGTTTGATGACAACGGCTGGCTGAACAGTGCCGGTATTCAATTGCAGGATACTCAGGGGCTGCATGAAATTTTCCGTCAGAATGGCGTTTTCAGCATACGTCCACTGGCAACGGTTCCTGCCACTGACCATCAGGAGCATTTTTTATTATTCAGTGCCCCACTGAATAACGGCACCTGGCAGTTAACCCTGAACCTGCCAGATACGTATTTCAAAGATCAGATTACCGGTTTACTGCTGTGGCCAACCTTAGTCATTTTTTCTCTGGCGGTGGGTGGTGCGTTACTGGTAGC is part of the Venatoribacter cucullus genome and encodes:
- a CDS encoding cupin domain-containing protein — its product is MTTSPAFQPINMDRSQRTVIVAGEQTWLPAPQAPVERIPLEREAPEQGQTTSFVRYLPGARFPQHNHPLGEEILVLEGVFSDESGDYPAGSYLRNPPGSSHAPFSEAGCLIFVKLNQFAATDTEVVRIRPQDQQWRPGIGNLRVCPLHEHQSASTAFVHWPAGEIFQPHRHWGGEEIVVIKGCFRDEYGAYPAHSWLRNPHLSQHHPFVDEETLILVKVGHI
- a CDS encoding metal-dependent hydrolase, coding for MNNSLEQAQQISASIDITGRKMEFDFEPGDIPRYWYGNNAFKSTFMNALSCLFPEGERMFMDAVRDNQQCVTDPQLLQQIKGFIKQEAIHGHEHAQYNDFLKRWQYPIDKIMNFEKKEKVWLKKWLSPARRLAMTCALEHFTAIMAHQVLTNPDFTEGMHPQFKEMWRWHAIEETEHKAVAYDVYQQAVGSYWLRIYTMLVVTVMFCFRTSLFQAIFLWKDGQLFNPKVWWHGVKFYFLKPGLVRNIWSDYLDYFRRDFHPWMHDNRELLQQWEAEGQKYKAV
- a CDS encoding cytochrome b; this translates as MNDTPQRYGTLSRLLHWGMALLIGWQLLKIFDRINDGEHWVGQTLVPWHVSIGALIMLLVIIRLVWAIKQKDNRPRSEPVALVKAGHGLLYLGMLVMPITGVMYLVGKGYGLKVFGMQLIARGDGVEWMASLGSLHSPIAWLLLLLIAGHVGMALLHHFVKKDDTLKRML